In Deltaproteobacteria bacterium, a single genomic region encodes these proteins:
- a CDS encoding biotin/lipoyl-binding protein codes for MIGSLKKKGYRKVLKTVRDGKAIWLTGTGPRDTGQSDFKNRFTLHDLSRLMPIYDASGYFSIEVHGGARLHQNMMNNMIHPFEEARHFSERMPNVLTQTLIRSTNVWGYRMYPRNIVRLAVESFLPTIDVWRCFDFLNYVPNMAPVAEEVLRGGKIFSPAISFTESPECSDAYYLRVLKEIVSLCGGTKDIILCVKDMAGVGSPARIRRLVDAFLQKYPGLVIQYHRHSTDGLVIPAMAAAAEAGAKLFDVTDDAFSRFYGHPPVRPLVRYLRELGFDVRLDLARADEASDVIRGFIRRYERFESQFKGFTSDVTVHRMPGGAFPSSFEQAEKGGFLDLMPHILKGMSYGNRIIKYFDVTPGSQITWTTWAGILQRFHKEGGEHNIRRLFSVLERFFESGERLEALSQADENLLLRLYAGAPFGWPKDWVYRSVFGDGWAAKVKAERVSSSPLSLLPDEDLGRARAAMEAELGRQATQEEFLLYLMHPKAAVDFLKFRRRFGDTTVLPTAVWLNGLRKPGDQVEVPIGGKPHVIRLVSIGEGVGGIKQVVLSVDNIMHVFPVELPEAAAARKAVRKASPSNRGEIGATVTGTVWRIGTKDRVLTEGDRVRKGEEVMNIEVMKTENAVKSAMPGVIRELCVKVNDRVEEGQLLAVIDPAAE; via the coding sequence ATGATCGGAAGCCTGAAGAAAAAAGGGTACCGGAAGGTCCTGAAGACCGTCCGGGACGGGAAGGCGATCTGGCTCACCGGCACGGGGCCGCGCGACACCGGCCAGAGCGACTTCAAGAACCGGTTCACCCTCCACGACCTGTCCCGCCTGATGCCGATCTACGACGCGTCGGGCTACTTCTCCATCGAGGTCCACGGCGGCGCGAGGCTCCACCAGAACATGATGAACAACATGATCCACCCGTTCGAGGAGGCGCGCCACTTCTCCGAGCGGATGCCGAACGTCCTGACCCAGACGCTCATCCGCTCCACGAACGTCTGGGGATACCGGATGTACCCGCGGAACATCGTCCGGCTGGCGGTCGAGTCGTTCCTGCCGACGATCGACGTCTGGCGCTGCTTCGACTTCCTGAACTACGTCCCGAACATGGCCCCGGTGGCGGAGGAGGTGCTCCGGGGGGGAAAGATCTTCTCGCCGGCCATCTCCTTCACCGAGTCGCCGGAGTGCTCCGACGCGTACTACCTGCGCGTGCTGAAGGAGATCGTGTCGCTGTGCGGCGGGACGAAGGACATCATCCTGTGCGTGAAGGACATGGCGGGGGTGGGGAGCCCCGCCCGGATCCGCCGCCTGGTGGACGCGTTCCTGCAGAAGTACCCGGGGCTGGTCATCCAGTACCACCGCCACTCCACGGACGGCCTCGTGATCCCGGCGATGGCCGCCGCCGCCGAGGCGGGAGCGAAGCTGTTCGACGTCACCGACGACGCGTTCTCGCGGTTCTACGGCCACCCGCCGGTCCGGCCGCTGGTCCGGTACCTCCGGGAGCTGGGGTTCGACGTCCGCCTCGACCTTGCGCGGGCCGACGAGGCGTCGGACGTCATCCGCGGGTTCATCCGGCGCTACGAACGGTTCGAGTCCCAGTTCAAGGGATTCACGAGCGACGTCACCGTCCACCGGATGCCGGGAGGAGCGTTCCCGTCCTCCTTCGAGCAGGCCGAGAAGGGCGGGTTCCTGGACCTCATGCCGCACATCCTGAAGGGGATGTCGTACGGGAACCGGATCATCAAGTATTTCGACGTGACGCCCGGTTCGCAGATCACCTGGACCACGTGGGCGGGGATCCTCCAGCGGTTCCACAAGGAGGGCGGGGAGCACAACATCCGGCGGCTGTTCAGCGTCCTGGAGCGGTTCTTCGAATCGGGCGAACGGCTGGAGGCGCTTTCCCAGGCCGACGAGAACCTGCTGCTCCGGCTGTACGCCGGGGCGCCGTTCGGCTGGCCGAAGGACTGGGTCTACCGGAGCGTCTTCGGGGACGGGTGGGCCGCGAAGGTCAAGGCGGAGCGGGTCTCCTCGTCCCCCCTTTCGCTGCTGCCCGACGAGGACCTCGGGAGGGCCCGCGCGGCGATGGAGGCGGAGCTGGGCCGCCAGGCGACGCAGGAGGAGTTCCTTCTGTACCTGATGCACCCCAAGGCGGCGGTCGACTTCCTGAAGTTCCGGCGGCGGTTCGGCGACACCACGGTGCTCCCGACCGCCGTATGGCTCAACGGACTGCGAAAGCCGGGGGACCAGGTGGAAGTCCCGATCGGCGGGAAGCCGCACGTGATCCGCCTGGTCTCGATCGGGGAGGGAGTCGGCGGGATCAAGCAGGTGGTCCTGTCGGTGGACAACATCATGCACGTGTTTCCCGTGGAGCTGCCCGAGGCGGCGGCGGCGCGGAAGGCGGTCCGGAAGGCGTCCCCGTCGAACCGCGGGGAGATCGGGGCGACGGTCACGGGGACGGTGTGGCGGATCGGCACCAAGGACCGGGTGCTGACCGAGGGCGACCGCGTCCGGAAGGGCGAGGAAGTCATGAACATCGAGGTCATGAAGACGGAGAACGCGGTGAAGTCGGCGATGCCGGGCGTCATCCGCGAACTCTGCGTGAAGGTGAACGACCGGGTCGAGGAGGGACAGCTCCTCGCGGTGATCGACCCCGCCGCGGAGTGA